From one Streptomyces sp. CA-210063 genomic stretch:
- a CDS encoding MerR family transcriptional regulator, translating into MLIGELSRRTGVAARLLRYYDEQGLLRPDRDSSGYRVYAPDAPYVVARIRGMLAAGLTTESIREMLPCADGEGPGIEPCPEVLRTMTAHLARMDADIAELSRRRAALAAFRDATEARQERADAR; encoded by the coding sequence GTGCTGATAGGCGAGCTGTCACGGCGGACCGGAGTCGCGGCCCGGCTGCTGCGGTACTACGACGAGCAGGGCCTGCTCCGCCCCGACCGCGACAGCAGCGGATACCGCGTGTACGCACCTGACGCCCCGTACGTCGTCGCCCGCATCCGGGGCATGCTGGCGGCCGGGCTGACCACCGAATCCATCCGCGAGATGCTGCCGTGTGCCGACGGCGAGGGGCCGGGCATCGAGCCCTGCCCGGAAGTGCTGCGCACGATGACCGCGCACCTGGCACGGATGGACGCGGACATCGCGGAACTGAGCCGCCGCCGGGCCGCGTTGGCCGCGTTCCGCGACGCGACCGAG
- a CDS encoding alpha/beta fold hydrolase, with protein MRDSFPSLATTVTGTGPGLLLAHGATGSTEGNFGPVLPALAAAHTVVAPDYPGSGATPVAEAPLDLDELADSVVDSAVRRGVGRFAVLGFSLGTLVAVRAAVRHPERVTALVLTAGFARPDDHLLGLLPGWRAEEPPALRPHLDLVPSLDITGDLVEVAVPTLVVATTADSLVPPSGSRALADGIRGARYTEIDSDHVVMVERPEEWLKPVLGFLHSLALSDGKGGGWE; from the coding sequence ATGCGCGATTCATTCCCCTCCCTCGCCACCACCGTCACGGGCACCGGCCCGGGGCTGCTGCTGGCCCATGGCGCCACCGGCAGCACCGAAGGCAACTTCGGGCCGGTGCTGCCCGCCCTCGCCGCCGCCCACACCGTCGTCGCCCCGGACTACCCCGGTTCGGGTGCGACGCCGGTCGCCGAAGCCCCGCTGGACCTGGACGAACTCGCGGACTCGGTCGTCGATTCCGCCGTGCGGCGCGGCGTCGGGCGGTTCGCGGTGCTCGGCTTCTCGCTCGGCACGCTGGTGGCGGTGCGCGCCGCCGTACGCCATCCCGAGCGGGTGACCGCGCTCGTGCTGACCGCCGGGTTCGCCCGGCCCGACGACCATCTGCTGGGCCTCCTTCCCGGTTGGCGGGCCGAGGAGCCCCCCGCCCTCCGCCCGCATCTCGATCTGGTCCCTTCCCTCGACATCACCGGTGACCTGGTCGAGGTCGCCGTACCGACGCTGGTCGTCGCGACGACCGCCGACAGCCTGGTCCCGCCCAGCGGCTCCCGCGCGCTGGCCGACGGGATCCGGGGCGCGCGGTACACGGAGATCGACAGCGACCACGTGGTCATGGTCGAGCGTCCGGAGGAGTGGCTGAAGCCGGTCCTCGGTTTTCTCCACTCCCTCGCGCTTTCGGACGGGAAGGGCGGTGGGTGGGAATGA